Proteins encoded in a region of the Planococcus shixiaomingii genome:
- a CDS encoding hydroxymethylglutaryl-CoA lyase, producing MFSLPNKATIIEVGPRDGLQNEGKLVSTENKLEFIEALQGAGIEEMELTSFVSPKWVPQMADANEIVSAVQKTGRQFVLTPNEKGITSALQAGAKAVAVFVGVSNSFNKKNINKTTAESMEALKPLILKLKQDGLFVRACISTAFYCPFEGAIKPEATIELCRQFVEWGVDELSVADTIGMASPQESYALFNDLVEAFPDVLMTAHFHDTRKMALANIFAALQAGVSRFDSSAGGLGGCPFAPGATGNVATEDVVNMLHRMGIETGIDIDRLCEAIAKIEPHVSSSIATGMYTLYKNRA from the coding sequence ATGTTCAGTTTACCAAACAAAGCGACGATTATCGAGGTCGGGCCACGCGATGGCCTGCAAAATGAAGGAAAACTTGTTTCCACTGAAAATAAATTGGAATTTATCGAAGCCTTGCAAGGCGCAGGCATCGAAGAAATGGAACTGACTTCTTTTGTGTCTCCGAAATGGGTGCCGCAAATGGCAGATGCCAACGAAATTGTAAGCGCTGTCCAAAAGACTGGCCGCCAGTTCGTTTTAACGCCAAATGAAAAAGGCATTACGTCGGCGCTGCAAGCCGGGGCAAAGGCAGTAGCCGTCTTTGTCGGAGTCTCGAATTCCTTCAACAAAAAGAACATCAACAAAACGACTGCGGAAAGCATGGAAGCATTAAAGCCGCTAATTTTAAAATTAAAACAAGATGGACTATTTGTCCGTGCTTGCATATCCACAGCTTTTTATTGTCCATTTGAAGGAGCTATCAAGCCAGAAGCTACCATTGAGCTATGCCGCCAGTTTGTCGAATGGGGTGTCGATGAATTGAGCGTGGCTGATACGATCGGCATGGCTTCTCCGCAAGAAAGTTATGCGTTGTTTAACGATTTGGTTGAAGCGTTTCCGGACGTATTGATGACGGCTCATTTCCATGACACCCGAAAAATGGCACTGGCCAATATTTTCGCCGCGCTGCAGGCAGGTGTCAGCCGTTTCGACAGTTCCGCCGGTGGTCTTGGCGGCTGCCCGTTCGCGCCAGGAGCTACAGGAAACGTAGCCACCGAAGATGTCGTCAATATGTTGCATCGAATGGGCATTGAAACCGGCATTGATATAGACCGTTTATGTGAAGCCATCGCTAAAATCGAGCCGCACGTATCGAGTTCCATTGCTACGGGTATGTATACGCTATATAAAAATCGCGCATAG
- a CDS encoding alpha/beta hydrolase, whose translation MAKRMLWFTGIFSSLTALTTVSGFAISNQLMYLKKKDENLILERETSAKRYDEYWYANVKKSDQWIQSANGYSIKAIFLEPHNTNRYAIICHGVTETKVNSFKYARMFERLGFNSVVYDHRRHGDSGGKTTSFGHYEKMDLQAIVTALKAHVGPDLIFGIHGESMGAATTLLYAGMEDSAAFYISDCAYSDISEQILHVMKTKTSLPTAISLKLIGLFLKLRDGYSIRAVSPREAVKNIKSPVLFIHSTLDEFVLPYMTKELYKLKPEPKTLKLFDEGAHAQSFNQNPAEYEKTVEEFLEANNLLKN comes from the coding sequence ATGGCAAAACGAATGCTTTGGTTTACTGGAATTTTCTCAAGCCTCACTGCTTTGACCACGGTTTCAGGTTTTGCCATATCTAATCAACTTATGTACTTAAAGAAAAAAGACGAAAACCTGATACTCGAACGGGAAACGTCGGCTAAACGATATGATGAATACTGGTATGCCAATGTCAAAAAAAGCGACCAATGGATCCAGTCAGCAAACGGTTATTCGATCAAAGCCATTTTCCTCGAACCCCATAATACGAACCGCTACGCCATCATATGCCATGGTGTAACGGAAACCAAAGTCAACTCGTTCAAATATGCCCGCATGTTTGAACGGCTCGGCTTTAACTCCGTCGTCTATGACCACCGCCGCCACGGCGATTCCGGCGGCAAAACGACGAGCTTCGGCCATTACGAGAAAATGGATTTGCAGGCAATCGTAACCGCCTTAAAAGCACATGTTGGCCCTGATCTGATTTTCGGCATTCACGGAGAATCGATGGGAGCAGCCACTACCCTTTTATATGCCGGTATGGAAGACAGCGCTGCTTTTTATATATCTGATTGCGCTTATTCGGATATCTCGGAACAAATACTGCACGTCATGAAAACAAAAACTTCACTACCGACCGCCATCAGCTTGAAACTGATCGGCCTTTTTCTAAAACTGCGGGACGGCTATTCGATTCGCGCAGTGTCACCACGGGAAGCGGTGAAAAACATCAAGAGTCCCGTATTATTTATCCATAGCACCCTCGATGAATTCGTGCTTCCATACATGACGAAAGAATTGTATAAACTGAAGCCAGAACCGAAAACATTGAAACTTTTCGACGAAGGGGCCCATGCCCAGTCGTTTAACCAAAATCCTGCAGAATACGAAAAAACGGTGGAAGAATTTTTAGAAGCAAATAATTTGCTGAAGAATTAA
- a CDS encoding YneF family protein encodes MDTWIWIVIVIVALIAGVALGFFIARQYMMKYLRENPPINEEMLRIMMMQMGQKPSQKKINQMMAQMNKASNKPAKK; translated from the coding sequence TTGGATACTTGGATCTGGATCGTAATAGTAATCGTGGCGTTGATCGCCGGTGTTGCTCTAGGCTTTTTCATCGCTCGTCAATATATGATGAAGTACTTGAGAGAAAACCCACCGATTAATGAAGAAATGCTTCGTATTATGATGATGCAAATGGGACAAAAACCGTCTCAAAAGAAAATTAATCAAATGATGGCTCAAATGAATAAAGCTTCTAATAAACCCGCTAAAAAGTAA
- a CDS encoding HNH endonuclease — protein sequence MITKAIDFVLNEVHNPALSHPNLDISCKNKIRRSKTLVSKMKKIGDIYIYLSKFSTVPLKGERFVYDELKKHGLKSYEDLYMEFKYKFFNHLDEVTTLSDFTIGQKYNSWDIAIFSKTYDVQSGIYKIPGTPNLKAIFIKATLENGKYRNEWLVKDSLLKYYFYSLNGKFSTNYEVNKAIISSKEKNVPIYVFFKEGLVCTFSGIFECIKYTTEQDNTMWFTLRKVDIYKIDNPVDESEYQRDLTEKVVKSLADRSGRKQRLKIASKKPGIIKVITTNYKRNPDVVAEVLERANGICETCGNNAPFIKKKDGTPYLEVHHVIPLGVGGEDTVENAVALCPNCHREAHFGEKSVNALNQN from the coding sequence GTGATAACAAAAGCAATAGACTTTGTGCTGAATGAAGTACATAATCCCGCACTTAGCCACCCTAATTTAGATATATCTTGTAAAAATAAAATACGGAGATCGAAAACGTTAGTAAGTAAAATGAAAAAAATAGGAGACATATATATTTATCTCAGTAAATTCTCTACTGTACCTTTAAAAGGAGAAAGATTTGTTTATGATGAATTGAAAAAACATGGGCTAAAGTCTTATGAGGATTTGTACATGGAGTTTAAATATAAGTTTTTTAATCATCTCGACGAAGTTACTACTTTATCAGATTTTACAATTGGCCAAAAGTATAATTCATGGGATATTGCTATATTTTCTAAAACCTATGATGTTCAATCAGGAATATATAAAATTCCTGGTACTCCTAATTTAAAAGCAATATTTATTAAAGCTACCCTTGAAAACGGGAAGTATCGAAATGAATGGCTTGTTAAAGATAGCTTATTAAAATATTACTTTTATAGCTTAAACGGTAAATTTAGTACGAATTACGAAGTAAATAAGGCTATAATTTCTTCAAAGGAAAAGAATGTTCCAATTTATGTATTTTTTAAAGAAGGTTTAGTCTGTACTTTCTCTGGTATATTTGAATGTATTAAATATACTACCGAGCAAGACAATACTATGTGGTTTACTTTACGTAAAGTCGATATATATAAAATTGATAATCCTGTAGATGAAAGTGAATACCAAAGAGATCTTACTGAAAAAGTAGTTAAATCTTTAGCTGATAGATCTGGAAGAAAACAAAGGCTTAAAATAGCATCGAAAAAACCCGGTATTATTAAAGTAATAACTACAAATTATAAAAGGAATCCAGACGTAGTTGCAGAAGTTTTAGAAAGGGCAAATGGTATTTGTGAAACTTGTGGCAATAACGCTCCTTTTATAAAGAAGAAGGATGGTACACCCTATCTTGAAGTTCATCATGTTATTCCATTAGGAGTTGGGGGAGAAGACACCGTGGAAAATGCTGTAGCACTTTGTCCAAACTGTCACCGAGAAGCCCATTTTGGTGAAAAAAGTGTAAATGCACTAAATCAAAATTAG